CTGGAATATTTTTGGACAGATTAAAAAGGTATGGTGAATGCTTTCCTTCCTGTAATCTGCTTTGTTTGTTATTGAATAATTTGATTCTCAAAATGATGTGCTATTCCGGAGCTTCACAGGTATGGTCCTGTCCTTGAATCCGTTATCACAATTACTGAAGAATTAGCATATCAACAAGCAAAAGAGGCTGATCAACTGCTTTCAAAAGGCAAATATTTGGGTAACGTTCCTCCTTCCTCTCTTCCCCTTGACCCTTTTCCTTTCTTGTATGCCCTTGCTGCTATTAGCATTTTACCTACTATTAACATCCTCCATTGTTTTCCATTATATTCCAGCACGTCTCATCTAAGAAATGAATCCTCCCGGTTTTGATCTTAATTAGAAAAACTTCATATACAATTAGCTTTCTCTGAATTTTCTCGAAGGGACTAGATacatttatttgattctgctCTTTATAGGTCCTCTTCAAGGGATTCCGTATGGTCTGAAGGACATTATTGTAGTACCAAACTATCCCACAACATGGGGTTCCAAATCTTTCAAAGATCAAGTTCTTGATCTCGAAGCTTGGGTTTATAAGAGGTATTGACAAATTAATGAATGTAGAGGCCTCGTTCACTAGCTACCATATCTTGCACACGTGTCTCTATAACTTATAGATATGGTTGATGCAGGCTGAAATCTGCTGGTGCTGTTCTTATTGCAAAATTAGTCGCTGGTTCTTTGGCATATGATGATATCTGGTTTGGCGGTAGAACAAGAAACCCATGGAATATGGAAGAATTTTCTACTGGTTCATCGGCAGGACCAGCTTCCTGCACCTCAGCAGGTATATCGAGATATTAAGCTATTCCTAATAAGTGTTTTGATGGAGATAAGCCTATCTTCCGTTGTGGCAAATATGGTACTACTTCTTCTGCTAAATACCTACATCTGTTTGTGTATCTGCACGGTCGAAAGAATGGACTTGAACTAACATTTAGTCATTCAGTGATCCAAATGAATAGAATTTAAAAGATCTTATGTACTGTGCCTAATCCTGAAATCGGTTCAACAAATATGACCAACAACGAGGAAAACTATGTGCAATAGGTAAATGGTGATGAGCAATATCAGTCCGCCCATAAACTTTGTGTTTGTGTATGTAATCCTCCATCAAGACTTAGAATGGCGGTTCCCGCCCGTTCGTGTTAATTTGCTTATTAGTAGGCGAAGTATATTCTTTTGACAATGGTGTCTTTGTGTTGCAGGTATAGTTCCTTTTGCAGTTGGTTCAGAAACTGTTGGGTCGATTACCTACCCAGCTGCTAGGTGTGGTGTTACTGCATTGCGGCCCACTTTTGGAGCTGTTGGTCGTACTGGAGTTATGAGCATATCTGAAAGCTTGGTACCATATCTCTTCCACAAACACAGAATTTGATCCCATTTCGTATGCATTTTATCTTTTATTATAGCAGCACTGACACTTAAATCTGGCTGTTCTATTAGGACAAACTAGGACCATTTTGTAGAAGTGCAGCAGATTGTGTTGTTGTTCTCGATGCCATCCGGGGAAAGGACCCAGATGATCTTTCATCCAGAGACATCGCGTTAGTTGATCCATTTTCAGTTGATATCACAAAACTCACTGTAGGGTATCTTGAGGACGCTGACAAGGAAGTAAGTGACTTTTTTTCATTACCAGAAATTTCACCATGACTCATTCTGTAATTCAATCCGTTTCTTCATCTTCTGTGAGTGCCAGGATTAGACTGTTTAATTATGTCAATGACAGGTTGTTAATGTACTTCAATCAAAGGGAGTAAAGATGGTTCCGTTTGATCTGAAATATACTGTTGACAGTGCTCAAGGTATTGTCAACTTCACTATGGATGTTGACATGCTGGCGCACTTTGATGAGTGGCAACGCTCAAACAAGGATGATGAATTTGAAGCTGAAGACCAATGGCCTCTTGAACTTCGCCGTGCCCGTGTAATAACTGCTGTAGACTATATTCAGGTATATGTCTTGATCTTAGAAAACATTTCTCAAGGTGTTAAAACACTTTGGCTTTGGATAAAGTCTGATCCACTTTGCAGTTATTGTTCAGACATTAACAGATTAATATTTGTATGTGGAATCAAATATTTTGTTAAGCGTTAAAAGAATGAAGTTATACTTCACAGGCACAGAGAGCTAGAAGCAAATTGATTCAGGAAGTCAGAGAAAGCTTCAAAGTTGACGCATTTATTGGAGATGCAACTGATTGGGAGAAAGTTTGTGTGGGCAATCTCGTGGGTATGCCAGTAGTAGTGGTTCCAATAGGATTTAAGAAGATACCGAATGCTCCAACTGATGATACTCGCAGGAGGACAACAATCACTACAGGCATTTACGCTCCTCCTGACTGTGACCATGTTGTAAGGCTCTAATTCTCTCGCTCATTTTTTGGGATTTGTAAGCGACACCTCTCACCAGTAGCAACTCTAGGATCATCTATATCTAGAGTTAAAGAGTGTTCAGACTGAGTGATTTTAGTAGTATATGTATGTATAGCATCGTTCGAACAGAAAGCAATATTGAACTCATAAAAAGCGCCCTAAAGCCATGTTTATTTGTCAACACTATTGACCTCCGATAAGTGTAGTTCTTTCTTGATATTGAGATGTTGTAGGCTTTTGGAATCTTAGCAAAAGCTTGATCATTTTGGAAGTCTGTTTTTTGCTAAGCAACCTCCATATTGATTTTGTGTTCCTTTTTACGCGCAGGCTTTAGCACTAGCAATGGCTTATCAGTCAGTCACCAATCATCATAAGCAGCATCCTCCAATTGATAATATTGGGCCGAACGATTCGATTCCAAACCCACCGACATCCATGATACCCGCAAGACAACTACGTGGTTATTGATCTCCATGGGGCTGCAGCCATCACTTTGCATCGTTTAACTTATTATTGAAGATGTATACCACTAGTTGTAATAGTTACAATTGGGAGAAAAATACTTTTCTTCTACTTGTTTCGCTAGACGAGAGATTCGGGGGCAGGGTCTTTCTTTCTGTTATATTGGTTCCATTCTGTTTAACCTTTCAATAGTTTATGGTTTGGACTTTGACATAAGAAATCTCTCTTTCACAAAACTAACTACTAGAATCCATTTTGCTGCTTGTGTTAATCAATTTTCTGTTAGTCGTAGCTACTGCTATGCTCTAAGGCTGTTGGAAGTAAAAGAAGAGACTATGAATCATAAAGACATCAAAAAAGGGTAAGTCAAAATCCAGCAAGACTTGAATGAACTTGAACAAAAGAATCTATGACGGCCTATATAAGCAACTTGAACAGGATTCTTTTAATTCAAAAACTATGGAAGAATACCCTAGTTATATGGATCTGTCTCATTGTACATTGTCACACATTGCCTATTCCGAgggaaaaaaacataaaattttgGGTAAATGCTTGCTGGCCTGGCCATTAGGTAAAGCAGGAGGGGAGAAGTAAAAGAACAGCATAGCACCTAACTCAAACATGTAAGCCTTTCTAGCACTCACTACTTCTTCGCCCATCACTAATTATCACGTCTCGTCCTTCTACGAGGAGCAGCAGTAGCATCCTCATTCTGCTCATCTTTCTCCTCTGTAGCTCCTTGGCTGTTAGAAGTGGATGCCTCGGCACCATCACTTCTCTTAGGCTCTTCAGTAGCTCTTGCCTGCACAAGCAAGTAGGTTTCTTTTATCAAACATACCCAACAAACATGAAACCAGGTgtgatatttctttcttttcctatttcttttgaaCAAAGGGATGGGAGGAAAGCTGAGGCTGTGTTCGGACTTACAGGTTGCTGCTTCTTTCCACCAAAGGTGAGTTTCAAGAGAACTGTGAAGATGATAACTATGATTGAAATGACAACACCAACTGTGAGATTAGGCTGTGTCTCGGCCTTCTCAAGAAGATCCTACAAGACAAATCTATGCATTAGCCACACATACAAAAATGAAACATGCAACATCAGAACACCGGGTCATTCACTCACCAGTACTTTGGACTTGTGTTCACCCAACAATGGGATGTCAGCCACCTTGTAGAGGAGATCAAATACCATTTTCTGCAAAGTGTTCCAATATATCTCAAGTCGAGTGATGAAATAAAACGATAAGACAAGAACGATGGAATGTATGGTGAAGAAAGTATAATCAATTACCTGGAATCCTTTGAGACCACCAGAGGTCGTTGCTTCCTCAGCcttctgtttctctttctctACATCAAATTTGGGCTTCCAAGCAGTCTTCCTGTATGATTCTGCAACTTTCTCATCACTGGCTATCAAGATATTGTCAAACAATATACCATCTTGCATTGTCCAAATTTCAATGCCAATTGCTGCAATAGGCTCAAAATTTGGCCTGTCCAGTTCGAAATAGTTAGGATTTGGAATATCCCTTGGCTTCCAAATACCCTTGTAATTGGGATTGTCAATCAATGGAGCATGCCATTTTCCCTTGTAAGCTGGATTCCTCTTCATTGGTCTTCTCCACTCCCCACATCCAGGGCCCTCGGCACACTTCGGGTTATCAATTTTTGGAGCCTCCCATTCACCATCTTCCTCATCAACCCAATCTTCAGGCTTTGTTGCCTCAGGATCATCGATCTCTTCAGGCTCGTCATCCAACCATCCCTCGGGCTTCTCAGCTTCCTCATCTTCAATCTCCATTGGTGCATCCTCGTCCCAATCATCAGGTTTCTTAGCATCTGGGTCTGGGATCTTTTCCCTCTCATCCCAGTCCTCGGGCTTCTTATCTTCTGGATCTGGAATCGTCTGTGCAGGAATGAGAGATGGCTCAAAATCATCCTCTGAAAGAAAGCTAGCCTTCTTCTTCTCTTCCCCGTCAATCAAGATCAGCAACTCATTGTCCGGTTTCAGCACAGCAGTGTAGACATGGGTTAGTTTGTCAGAAGGTACAGATGGTGGAAAATTAAGGTGGTGCTCGATGTACTCCCCACTCTTAGGATTCTTGTGTTTCAAGATGAAGTGAACCTTGTTTGTGGCTCCACATCTATCTGGTCCAAACATTATAGTATAGGGAGACTCATTGTTGAATTCCTTAGGAATCCAACCTGCCTCCTGGGGCCGGAGGTATTTAAGATAAGCACCACCACATTCAAGTCCATCCTGGAGGCGAACTTCATATTGAAGAACCACAGTTCCATCTTTGAGGTCGACAACATCATCAAGCTCCTTGACAATAGCATATTTCCTTGCCTTCTCACTCACAAGAAGCCCATGGTCATCATGCCCTTCACTCTTGGCATGTTTCCACACACCTGAGACACAATTACAACTAAAAATGAACTCTTGAAACTTTAACAATCAAAGCATTGTAGGCATAAGGACATCGCACAAGGATACAAGAAACACTCTGcagaaaaaatttatttttaacaaTCAAGGATTGACTTAGCATTATAGAAGAGACATTGCACAAGGGTATAAGACACTCTACTGTGAGATTTATTTTACAGCAATTGTGAAAAAGAATCAAGTAATTCTATTAATGCGTCAGAACAAATGAATTTCAGGCCATATCTGTCCCTGGGAACACAGCTCTGCAGCATATACATAAAGTATTTCAACTCTAAAACAGGGTTCAAAATTTGGCAGGGTGCAAATATATAATACACCATCATAGAAATTAATGGATTTGAATGATAAAATATGCTTAATGTACTACACAAAGCATCTTTatcactctttttttttgtgaACTAGGACATCTTTATCGCTTTCTTTGCCTTGATTTTGTAGGTATAGACTGATGctatcacaaacaacacaataaaGACATGTATTGAATGTCCCTCCATTTGTTTTAGCTATATAATCATTATAAACATTCCTATACGGTATTTTGGTATTTATATGTCATTACCCCACCCTCAGGATGCCTCACCCCAAGAAACGAAGTTTTATAAGCTGAGTCCTTGgacaattctttttctttctaataaaaataaaaataaaaataataatgcattagcCATAGAGTTGCAGTAACTACTTCTTGAAATGCGAGTTCAACCCACCAATCTTACATACAAATTCATGAATGATAACATGAATCTGAAGGAGATTCGCCAAGAAACAAGCAACACTGTATTACAAAATTTGATGAGTCGATCACAGCAGGAAGAgctaacaacaataacaacaacaacaacaacccagtataatcccacttagtggggtctggggagggtagtgtgtacgcagaccttacccctaccctagggtagagagactgttttcaaatagacccccggcatccttccctccaagaacccaccttgctcttggggaaactcgaactcacaacctctcggttggaagtggggttgcttaccatcagagcaacccctcttgtccaGTAGGAAGAGCTAACATATACGAATATAGAAGACAGCAGTATAAAGCACTACGGTAATTCATTAAATTATTCATAATGCTGCGTCAGGTACCTTAATTCTATTAAACTGAAAATGAATTTTTCCACAAGACAACACTCAACAGATGCATCCCGTCACCATCCTAAAATGCATTCATCCACGAAATTCAAAATTATCATTTCAATTTTAAACATGAGTTTAGCAATGAGTACCCTCCCCctcaccaaaaaacaaaaaaaaaggaacagTGCATCCGTCACATTATTATATTTCATTTCGTATTATAGTTTCACTGTATACACTTTCATAACTTTCGACAGTACAAATTCCAAATTTTAAGCTTTGGTGTGAATGtcttagtaggcgtttggacataagaattgtaaaattgaaaaaaaatggtgaaaaaaaatttcaagtgaaaatgaagtgaaaatggtatttgaaatttagacttgtgtttggacataaatttcagaTTGGgtttttttgaaacttgtgagTGATTTAagtgaattttgaaaaacagctttttgcggtttttcaaattttcaaaaatgcatcttcaagaaaaattgaaaattttacgAACAAACAACAGAAAGAGAAAACTTCAGCCCGGAccgatttcgaaaaaaagtgaaatctttttggaaaaatcttccatcaaattttatgtccaaacgggcactAATCAATTCAAGTTTTCAACAACTAGAATCTTCCATTATGCTAAATAAGATATACACAAGTCAAATCCAAAGGAATACCTAACAGATCCAGACAGAAAAGCTTACCATTATACTCCTCTTTCTCAGACACAATCCAACGCCCATCAAATGCCTCATCGAACGACTCGTAAAATTTCTATAATCACCAAAcgaaaaaaaacaactaattctCAGCCAACATATATATGTATTCGTTAAAATATGATCTAGTAAATACGCTATTGCCAAACAAACATGTAACATACACTTAAGTAAAGATATTTATCTTACCACATCTGAAGAGGCGTAGAGTTGAGAGACGAAGCAACCGGCCAATAGCAACAGCGCATATCGCGTCCACATCCTCCGGCTCCGCTCCTCCATATCCAAATATGGTGCAAAGAGAGAATTAGATCTAGAAACCGGAGAAAAACAGAGTGAAATTTTGTAGAGCAAGATCTTCAGATAGTAGCATAAATAGATCTTGAGTCCcagaaaaaatactaaaatattcaGATCTTGAGAAATGTGGCGTCGAGTTGTTGTAGCCAATTACTTTGTGCCACGTGAAGTGGACCAATTAACATTCGCCACGTCGTTTGAACCGGGGACTTTGCAGCGGAAGTTGACTCTACGGTTGGGATTGTTTCGTGGCATTGAtccaaataattttaattttgttcgtataaatcttcaatttattattaaaagaatgtTCTTTAACCTTGGAAAAAGTTTTACACTTCGATTTGGTTTGTGGCTcttaagttttctttagaatttaagttgacaGAGTAAAAGCATTTCATATACCATCATACGTCTCTATAATAGTATTCTTATATAACAATCATTCACTATATATATCATCTATAATAACACTTTACTATATCAGCCAAAAAATATTGGAACGAACGAAATTGTCATAAAGAAGTTTGACTATAATAATTTCAGAAGATTCAATTATGAATTTTTTGcaaaattatttttaagataCAAGGAGAGATGTTTGATGGAACGACTTTAAAAATTGACGTAGAATTCGGAATCCCAACTGATctaattcatttttatttcttctaaTGTTATAAAATTGATAATGATGGACAAAAACTTTAGcttcaagaaaataaaaactcTCTCATAATGTGTTATTTCATTAGTACTTATTATAGCGTGCCATCTACTTCTTTAACTTTAATCAAACATAGTGTATTTTCAATTGCATTATTATCTAACTTGccttgtaatttttctttttgatagttttttttttcttctatcgACGTGCCTCAAACAACATATAGTCTTTACCCTAGTATGACATCTTTGGGATGCAATATGTATAAAAATATGGGCTTGGCAGTGATCTTTAGCGGAATGGAATCCTTGTTGGGCTTTAATGCTACTCGTTGACTCTCATTACAGCAACATATTGGTCAAAATAGCATTGattgtaattgaaaaataatcagtaAAGTCACTAAAAATAACTACTATtttatgcaaaaataaaatttgaacaaaactACATTAGCTAAAACACGAAAAGTACCAGTTGTTTACCTGTAaaacagtacagttgaatttgttatgtggtttatagacaagcaaactgatttgatccaaaaagtaTAATAAGCAAGATTAAATTCATCTGTACTGTTTTACAGGTAAACaactggaacttttcgtgttttaGCTAATGTTGTTTACCTGTAAAACAGTACAGATGAATTTGttatgtggtttatagacaagcaaactgatttgatccaaaaagtaTAATAAGCAAGATTAAATTCATCTGTACTGTTTTACAGGTAAACaactggaacttttcgtgttttaGCTAATGTAGTAAAACTTACCAGTTAAGATTGAAGAAGATAGCAAGTCTGGCTTCGAGAACTGCGTCTCCGAGGACAGAAATAAGAGCAATATAAATAGCAAATAAAATTGTTTTAATTGAGAGCAAAAGTGTAATGCATCATAAGTTTTGCCAAGAATTTCGTGTCTTACAATGGCTACTGAACCTgctatttatagttatacctagggaaacaagatcctaggatcaagtccctcttaaatgacaataaagggGACATTGATGAATACGTAACGGTGggccatgaatgcaaatattctctgcaacGACTGCCCATTTAATGTtagagaatattcttcattgaatgttaaTCGATGACAAACATTTAAACCGCTA
Above is a window of Nicotiana tabacum cultivar K326 chromosome 8, ASM71507v2, whole genome shotgun sequence DNA encoding:
- the LOC107822294 gene encoding uncharacterized protein LOC107822294 isoform X2; this translates as MVRIYRKLCKFLPKSTWGYYSRDLTSSGKLGPKNCGEHLEQAKNNFPVCKCGFDMLDTGFFNDCKKLEIQKGAQDFNIPIIRSNRKLVATENGGLRNPSPLVFNSSWDAKEVKQGTDKFNYPVYSGIQRPKNDEDIAFMSILELGQLLKEKLITSAELTGIFLDRLKRYGPVLESVITITEELAYQQAKEADQLLSKGKYLGPLQGIPYGLKDIIVVPNYPTTWGSKSFKDQVLDLEAWVYKRLKSAGAVLIAKLVAGSLAYDDIWFGGRTRNPWNMEEFSTGSSAGPASCTSAGIVPFAVGSETVGSITYPAARCGVTALRPTFGAVGRTGVMSISESLDKLGPFCRSAADCVVVLDAIRGKDPDDLSSRDIALVDPFSVDITKLTVGYLEDADKEVVNVLQSKGVKMVPFDLKYTVDSAQGIVNFTMDVDMLAHFDEWQRSNKDDEFEAEDQWPLELRRARVITAVDYIQAQRARSKLIQEVRESFKVDAFIGDATDWEKVCVGNLVGMPVVVVPIGFKKIPNAPTDDTRRRTTITTGIYAPPDCDHVALALAMAYQSVTNHHKQHPPIDNIGPNDSIPNPPTSMIPARQLRGY
- the LOC107822294 gene encoding uncharacterized protein LOC107822294 isoform X1 codes for the protein MLNSNVTPISSSLFPLEYWVLPAFLQICGKLGPKNCGEHLEQAKNNFPVCKCGFDMLDTGFFNDCKKLEIQKGAQDFNIPIIRSNRKLVATENGGLRNPSPLVFNSSWDAKEVKQGTDKFNYPVYSGIQRPKNDEDIAFMSILELGQLLKEKLITSAELTGIFLDRLKRYGPVLESVITITEELAYQQAKEADQLLSKGKYLGPLQGIPYGLKDIIVVPNYPTTWGSKSFKDQVLDLEAWVYKRLKSAGAVLIAKLVAGSLAYDDIWFGGRTRNPWNMEEFSTGSSAGPASCTSAGIVPFAVGSETVGSITYPAARCGVTALRPTFGAVGRTGVMSISESLDKLGPFCRSAADCVVVLDAIRGKDPDDLSSRDIALVDPFSVDITKLTVGYLEDADKEVVNVLQSKGVKMVPFDLKYTVDSAQGIVNFTMDVDMLAHFDEWQRSNKDDEFEAEDQWPLELRRARVITAVDYIQAQRARSKLIQEVRESFKVDAFIGDATDWEKVCVGNLVGMPVVVVPIGFKKIPNAPTDDTRRRTTITTGIYAPPDCDHVALALAMAYQSVTNHHKQHPPIDNIGPNDSIPNPPTSMIPARQLRGY
- the LOC107822295 gene encoding calnexin homolog, translated to MEERSRRMWTRYALLLLAGCFVSQLYASSDVKFYESFDEAFDGRWIVSEKEEYNGVWKHAKSEGHDDHGLLVSEKARKYAIVKELDDVVDLKDGTVVLQYEVRLQDGLECGGAYLKYLRPQEAGWIPKEFNNESPYTIMFGPDRCGATNKVHFILKHKNPKSGEYIEHHLNFPPSVPSDKLTHVYTAVLKPDNELLILIDGEEKKKASFLSEDDFEPSLIPAQTIPDPEDKKPEDWDEREKIPDPDAKKPDDWDEDAPMEIEDEEAEKPEGWLDDEPEEIDDPEATKPEDWVDEEDGEWEAPKIDNPKCAEGPGCGEWRRPMKRNPAYKGKWHAPLIDNPNYKGIWKPRDIPNPNYFELDRPNFEPIAAIGIEIWTMQDGILFDNILIASDEKVAESYRKTAWKPKFDVEKEKQKAEEATTSGGLKGFQKMVFDLLYKVADIPLLGEHKSKVLDLLEKAETQPNLTVGVVISIIVIIFTVLLKLTFGGKKQQPARATEEPKRSDGAEASTSNSQGATEEKDEQNEDATAAPRRRTRRDN